The Lentisphaerota bacterium genome includes a region encoding these proteins:
- the mfd gene encoding transcription-repair coupling factor yields the protein MTDALRAALAAVPPGVTTLSLPLLPGASAAITALALGRLHPAAPILVITAGSIEQESVTGDLLAFARETGQPVALLPAIETGDADRELEGARLLAIRTFHAQPCPILVASAHALQQPVPDPASVARATRTLALNGETDLNALIADLVAAGYTRAPDVSEKGEFAVRGGILDVWPATDTLPLRAEFSDHQIESLRRFDPASQTSVERITGAELAPCSPPGTILLTDLLPRGTVILRLDHDRIRHYAETRAAEFPGLLLWEDLAQRLAACAPALDLVSGDPPPPAVPALPFAIAPIAGVSGFGDDPAHPDLLATARQRLIAPLAAFTRAGGFAVVCADTPGACETLAHELPAGGGIALLRLPLSGGFTLAEPPACALTLLAQPDLYAVRKHTPIRPKSAPATGQRLDTIADLQPGDRVVHLDHGIGRYIGTTEIEIDGRRSEVITLEYADETKLHVPVSHVHLLSRYVGVGGHAATLHRLGGQRWMREKTDAERAIADLAASLLDTQAKRQFSPGLSFDTAPPWMHAFEASFPYQETVDQARVIAEVKADMAAPRPMDRLVCGDAGYGKTEVAIRAAFIAVMNQRQVAVLVPTTVLAEQHYESFRERMAAYPLRIDVLSRFRSPAHIRRTLDDLAAGRIDIIIGTHALLQPGVAFKSLGLLVIDEEQRFGVRHKEYLKAVRQVVDVLTLSATPIPRTLYLSMTGARDLSLLQTPPRERLAIDTRVVRDSDAAIRSAILQELARDGQIFFLHNRVMTLPLVQARLERLVPEARIAVAHGQMPARELAAVMRRFESGETDLLLCTTIVESGLDIPRANTIIIHRADRFGIADLYQLRGRVGRASRKGYAWLLLPEHGNIDDEARQRIGALRAHSGLGAGFSLALRDLEIRGSGSILGAAQSGHIAAIGFGLYCQLLKRTVARLRGEAPPMLVEVDIQLDFIDLSPGTGDPDRAACLPYAYIEDEAHRIAFHRRVAEASTAADIRALRDEMADRFGRLPPPAERLLRIAELRIVAAGRRIARIEVRDGKVGLYRAHSRQTLLIQNRSPRLTAAGADKKIAQLITWVERVGV from the coding sequence ATGACCGACGCTCTGCGCGCCGCGCTTGCGGCCGTGCCGCCGGGTGTCACGACTTTATCGCTTCCCCTGCTCCCCGGCGCGTCGGCCGCGATCACCGCCCTCGCCCTGGGGCGGCTGCATCCCGCCGCGCCGATCCTGGTCATCACCGCCGGTTCGATCGAGCAGGAGTCGGTCACCGGCGATCTGCTCGCCTTCGCCCGCGAGACGGGTCAGCCGGTTGCATTGCTCCCTGCCATCGAAACCGGCGACGCCGACCGCGAACTCGAGGGCGCGCGCCTTCTGGCCATCCGCACGTTTCATGCTCAACCCTGCCCCATTCTGGTTGCCTCCGCCCACGCGCTGCAGCAACCGGTTCCCGACCCGGCCTCCGTTGCGCGCGCGACGCGGACGCTCGCTCTGAACGGCGAGACCGACTTGAACGCCCTGATCGCCGATCTGGTTGCCGCTGGCTACACCCGCGCCCCCGACGTTTCGGAAAAGGGCGAGTTCGCCGTGCGCGGCGGCATCCTCGACGTCTGGCCCGCAACCGATACCCTGCCCCTGCGCGCGGAGTTCTCGGATCATCAAATCGAATCGCTGCGCCGCTTTGACCCCGCCTCCCAAACGTCGGTTGAACGGATCACCGGTGCCGAACTCGCCCCGTGCAGCCCGCCCGGCACCATCCTGCTCACCGACCTGCTGCCGCGCGGCACGGTGATCCTGCGACTCGATCACGACCGCATCCGCCACTACGCCGAGACCCGTGCGGCCGAGTTCCCCGGTCTGCTCCTGTGGGAGGATCTCGCCCAACGCCTCGCCGCGTGCGCCCCCGCCCTCGATCTGGTCTCAGGCGATCCGCCCCCGCCCGCAGTGCCCGCGCTGCCCTTCGCCATTGCCCCGATCGCCGGTGTCTCCGGTTTCGGTGACGACCCGGCCCACCCCGATCTCCTCGCGACCGCGCGGCAGCGGCTGATCGCGCCCCTCGCCGCCTTCACCCGTGCAGGCGGCTTCGCCGTCGTCTGCGCCGACACCCCGGGCGCTTGCGAGACCCTCGCCCATGAACTCCCGGCTGGCGGTGGGATCGCTCTCCTCCGCCTGCCGCTCTCCGGCGGCTTCACCCTCGCCGAGCCGCCCGCCTGCGCGCTGACCCTCCTCGCCCAGCCCGATCTCTATGCCGTCCGCAAGCACACTCCGATTCGTCCCAAAAGCGCCCCGGCCACCGGACAGCGCCTCGACACTATCGCCGACCTGCAGCCCGGCGACCGGGTCGTCCACCTCGACCACGGCATCGGCCGTTACATCGGAACGACCGAGATCGAAATCGACGGGCGGCGTTCCGAGGTGATCACCCTCGAATACGCTGACGAAACCAAGCTTCACGTTCCGGTTTCCCACGTTCACCTCCTCAGCCGCTATGTCGGCGTCGGCGGCCACGCCGCCACGCTTCACCGCCTCGGCGGTCAGCGTTGGATGCGCGAGAAGACCGACGCCGAACGGGCCATCGCCGATCTGGCCGCCTCGCTCCTCGACACTCAGGCCAAGCGGCAGTTCAGCCCCGGCCTGAGCTTCGACACCGCGCCGCCCTGGATGCACGCCTTTGAAGCCTCGTTTCCCTATCAGGAGACCGTGGACCAGGCGCGCGTCATCGCCGAGGTCAAGGCCGACATGGCCGCGCCGCGCCCGATGGACCGACTCGTCTGCGGAGACGCCGGCTACGGCAAGACCGAGGTGGCGATCCGAGCCGCCTTCATCGCCGTGATGAACCAGCGCCAGGTCGCCGTTCTGGTGCCAACCACCGTCCTTGCCGAGCAGCACTACGAGTCCTTCCGCGAACGAATGGCCGCCTACCCGCTGCGCATCGACGTCCTCTCGCGTTTCCGGAGCCCCGCCCACATCCGCCGCACCCTGGACGATCTGGCCGCCGGCCGGATTGACATCATCATCGGCACCCACGCGCTACTCCAACCCGGCGTCGCCTTCAAGAGCCTCGGGCTGCTCGTAATTGACGAAGAGCAGCGGTTCGGCGTTCGCCACAAAGAATACCTCAAGGCCGTGCGTCAGGTGGTGGACGTGCTGACCCTTTCGGCCACGCCCATCCCGCGGACGCTGTACCTCTCCATGACCGGCGCGCGCGACCTGTCGCTGCTGCAAACGCCCCCGCGCGAACGGCTGGCGATCGACACGCGGGTGGTGCGCGACTCCGACGCCGCCATCCGCTCCGCCATCCTCCAGGAACTGGCGCGCGACGGCCAGATTTTCTTCCTCCACAACCGCGTGATGACGCTCCCCCTCGTGCAGGCGCGCCTCGAGCGGCTCGTCCCCGAGGCCCGGATCGCGGTCGCCCACGGCCAGATGCCCGCGCGCGAGCTCGCCGCAGTCATGCGCCGTTTTGAGTCCGGAGAGACCGACCTGCTCCTCTGCACAACGATCGTCGAATCGGGGCTCGACATCCCACGCGCCAACACGATCATCATCCACCGCGCCGACCGCTTCGGCATCGCCGACCTCTACCAGCTCCGAGGCCGCGTCGGCCGCGCCTCGCGCAAGGGATACGCCTGGCTGCTCCTCCCCGAACATGGCAACATTGATGACGAAGCCCGCCAGCGCATCGGCGCGCTGCGCGCCCACAGCGGACTCGGCGCCGGCTTCTCGCTCGCGCTTCGCGATCTGGAGATTCGCGGCTCAGGCTCTATCCTTGGCGCCGCGCAATCGGGGCACATCGCCGCCATCGGCTTCGGCCTCTACTGCCAGCTCCTCAAGCGGACGGTGGCCCGACTCAGGGGCGAGGCGCCGCCCATGCTCGTGGAGGTTGACATCCAGCTCGACTTTATCGACCTCTCCCCCGGCACCGGCGACCCCGACCGAGCGGCGTGTCTCCCCTATGCGTACATTGAGGACGAAGCCCATCGGATCGCCTTTCACCGGCGCGTCGCCGAGGCCTCCACGGCCGCCGACATTCGAGCCCTGCGCGACGAGATGGCCGACCGGTTTGGGCGGCTGCCGCCACCTGCGGAGCGGCTGCTGCGGATCGCCGAACTGCGCATCGTCGCAGCGGGCCGCCGCATCGCCCGGATCGAGGTTCGCGACGGCAAGGTCGGTCTTTATCGCGCCCACAGCCGTCAGACCCTGCTGATTCAGAACCGTAGTCCCCGCCTCACCGCCGCCGGCGCCGACAAAAAGATCGCCCAGCTCATCACGTGGGTGGAGCGCGTGGGGGTATAG